The genome window ATGGAGCGTGACGCGCGCCCGCAGCCGCGGCATATAGTTCTGCACGAATTGTACGATCCGGCTGTAGGTTGTCGGATCGTCGCACCATAGCCGGTCCACCTCGCTGGAAAAGAGGTCGCGCACGATTCTCAATGCCACGTCGAGATCGCTGTAAAGTATCGACGCCGGCGGCATGCTCTCGTTCTTGCGCAGAATCGAGCTCCACAGCTTGGTCAGAAAGGCGACGTCGCGCTGGATTTCGCGCCGGCTGACGCCCTCGCACGCGGTCCGCACGATGAAACCGCCCTGCGGCGGCCTGAGTTCTCCCACGTCGGCGCGCAGCCGCGCGCGTTCCTCGGCGCTGGCGATTCGCCGCGACACTCCGATGTGATTGCTGGCCGGCGTATAGACCAGATGGCGCCCGGGCAGCGAAATCGACGACGTCAGCCGCGCGCCCTTGGTGCCCATCGGTTCCTTGGCGATCTGAACCATTATGTCCTGGCCGCGACGCAGTTGCTGCTCGATGGGAAGCCGCGAGCGCTGTGGCGCCTGAGTCCGGCGGCCTCGGCCGCGCCGCCGTCCGCGCGATGGCCGCGCGGCCCCGCTTTGATCGCCGTTGCCGTTGGCGGCGGCTTCGTCGGCCGGGTTAATCTCTGCATCGGCAAACTCGTTGTCACCGATCGGCTCGGTCTCGACATCTTCTTCGCCGATCACTTCCGCCACGGTGTTGAGCGCGGAGACTCCGTCGTAAAAATCCGAGACGTGCAGGAAGCCCGCCTTCTCCAGCCCGATATCGACAAACGCAGCTTGCATCCCGGGCAGCACGCGCGTGACCTTGCCCTTATAGATGTTGCCCGCCAGCCCAACCTGGCGATTGCGCTCGAGGTAGAATTCGGCGAGTTGGTTATCCTCGAGCAGCGCCACCCGCACCTCCAGTGCGGACGCGTTAATTGCGATTTCTCGTTTCACAGATGGACTCTCTATTCCGGCAAATTCGATGTGATTGCGTGGCGAAGAGCGATCGCCGGGAGTTGTCGCGCGGGCGTCGCGAGCGATGAAGAAAGCGCCCGCGTCCAGTGGGACATCGTTTTACCCTTGGCGTCGACAACTTGGCCACGATCATACGAGGCACGCCCGGCCACCGCAAGCAAGCTTGATTAAACCATCAATAACGGGCTTTTAATCCACGGGTATCTTGACATGGTATCGGGGGGCCGATACTCGTCTTGTGATGTCTGCTGCGGCCGACATGGTTGCGCCCAATTTCCCGGGAGCGGGCCTGCTCAACAGCAGGG of Candidatus Binatus sp. contains these proteins:
- a CDS encoding Rne/Rng family ribonuclease codes for the protein MKREIAINASALEVRVALLEDNQLAEFYLERNRQVGLAGNIYKGKVTRVLPGMQAAFVDIGLEKAGFLHVSDFYDGVSALNTVAEVIGEEDVETEPIGDNEFADAEINPADEAAANGNGDQSGAARPSRGRRRGRGRRTQAPQRSRLPIEQQLRRGQDIMVQIAKEPMGTKGARLTSSISLPGRHLVYTPASNHIGVSRRIASAEERARLRADVGELRPPQGGFIVRTACEGVSRREIQRDVAFLTKLWSSILRKNESMPPASILYSDLDVALRIVRDLFSSEVDRLWCDDPTTYSRIVQFVQNYMPRLRARVTLHDAATPLFDRFNIEPQIERALDRKVWLKSGGYLVFDQAEALTAIDVNTGRFVGKRSQDDTIFKTNLEAVEEVVNQLRLRNIGGIIIVDFIDMDREGDRKKVSDALAIALKRDKARTSALKISELGLVQMTRKRTRESLEKLLTDTCPRCDGRRVVKSVPTLAAEVLRGIQREAVSKSAGDMLIVKLNPEVARYLYDHGAKDLETLEHRLSTKIVLRSNDGIELGTFELARAPAAA